Within Vigna unguiculata cultivar IT97K-499-35 chromosome 2, ASM411807v1, whole genome shotgun sequence, the genomic segment TTTTAGGATTTGTGTTGGAGAGAAGATCGAAGGTTTTTGAAGATCAAGACGAAGTTCTCAAGAAAAAGACGAAAAGggtttaatttttatcatttccccGTAGTAACttttgagtttgattttaattattttgttctgTAAGCCAACCCGTTCTGATGTTGCTAGGTTTGTGTGTTCTTGGAATCTTGGTGGTTGTTTTTCTCTTTAGGGTTATTTATACGAGGATATAGGTAAaccttctttcctttctttccttTACTACGGTGTGTGGTTCCGATTATGGCATTTGTTGTCCCTTTTATGGATCATGTCACAGATGATAATGTGGTATAATTGTGTTTTCGGTGTCTGTAATTAACACTCAATAGTTATTGTATTCAATTATGATGATTATAAATTTGCAGTTTCTATGTTTTGCAGTTCCCATGATTCCTCCTATAATAGTTTTAACGTTTCAATGCTGATTAATGgattatttaaccattaatacCTTCCTTCGGTTACTAGGATTTGtttgttaattaataaattcattaattagCGATCTTTTTAGCCATGGTGCATTCGAGAATATGTAAGAGATAGTTAGGCCATAACTACAAAGGAGAAGCTAGCTACGAGAGATAATAGTTTCAAAGTAGGAAGTATTGGGAGGAGACTTTAGGGTTTCTCAAGTACTCTGGGAGTGCTTTCAATTTTGCCTCTAAGTTCTCACAAATTGGCTTAACTGAATACAgccattttttttctctgttctgcagctattatattttcatttttctgcaTAATTGGTTTGGTGTTTACTCTATTTTAAGAACAACTACCAGTTgtgtttgtaaaatttttttgCTGTTAAGAATTGATGATCGCTTGCATTGGGACACACTTtgagaattatttttttcacactTCTCCAGAGTGTTCTAAATGGTGTTGGATATGTTCCCTCTAATACAGAAAGGTATTCCCTTGGAGGCATTATCTCTGCCATTGAGAATGCTTTTCATGCATCTCCTTTAATAATTTGCTCAAAAGATTGTATTGAGGAACTTCATCTATGCTTTTACAAGGACTTCCAGGTATGAAATCTGCTCTACTCTGTAATATATGTTTAGCACACAAGAAACTAAAATATGTGCAAATATTTGTCTTATTTATGGCGGGAGATTGGCATATTTAGATATATCATTTGATGAGTTGAGAGATAAATAGTTTAGTCTTTGGTAGCTAGACTTCTCAATTATTGATACCAGTATTGTACTCTGGTCAATTTTAATGTAATACtgcataaaatatatgtaatagtTGTCAGATCATTGAGATGTTTTAGACATGTATGACATAAACATTTAACTCAATGTATATAATTGCTGGAATTTGGTTTACttttagaaatttaagaaatatgacATTGGTAAACAAACTTTCATGCACATTATGAGAGAATCCCGATTAATCTATGATTTCATGGTATTCTATTCAAAACAGTAATTTGACCATTATTTATGTATAGAATATATTGTCTGCCATTTTGCAGCCCCGAGATTCTGCTGTTAGTTCTGATGTTAAAATTGGCATGGTTACTTCAAAAGGATCTTGTCCCAAATATGTTAGCTTGCCTTAGCCGCTTTCAGGAAGTAAGTTCATTGTCGTTTCATCTTTTATATCCTTATTTTTAGTTCTGTTTCAGTTGCTCTTATGAAACTAATTTTCTATAACTTACATATTAACATTAGTGACCAGTGGATTAAGGATGAAGGAGATGGTTTATAATCTAAAGAGAGATGTCATGGAATATGTACAGAAGGTTTGTTGGAATTTGTATGTATTGTATTGAGTGAAAAGGAATGAATCAGTTAAAGAAATGGTATACATTTCAAGAATTGGTTGAGAGAAAAATATAGATTCCATTTATAATCATGTccctctttttttctattttttttgaagaaattgaattgTAGATTTGAGATTACTTAGTATAAACCAAACTTAAGACAAAGCTAAATATTTTCCTGCTGCTGTTTCTCTAAAAGGCAGAAGACGTTAGAAAATTGACAAAATAACCCCTTTTTCTCTAAGAATCTTTCATCTTCCTAATAGTCCATAATCCCATGCATGAATTATGTGTAACAGGTGAAAACCTGATGCAGTTGATGCTTCGTAAACAACCAAGTTTCTCAGTACTACTTCACTGTTTACGTCTAAACCATTTGTTGGAAGGTACAATGTTATTGTTTTCACATCAAATTCAATGGTTGATATGTCTCCATTGGTGGCCATGAAACAAACCCCAGATTTTGAGAGTTTCGTGACTGAAGGAGTAGCAATTTCCTCCATCAAGGGTGGTTTGTTGGTGGCATTATCTGAGCTTAAATTCACATTTTCTGCAGTTCTGGCTTCTTTTTCTTCGGAGAAAAATAAGTATTCACAAGTTGCTTTATAAATCCTACAGGAAGGTTGGAAATTATAGTCCAAGGCAACCAAGTGATAACTTTCATGGTTCTACAGTGTAGGAAtttcttaattaagttttaaccCTTAACTATTACCACTGTAGAAGTTCTAGATGGCTACTAATTAAACTGGGAAAGCTTGTAATCGTGTCCACTGTTTACATTATATTTTGCTGCTGCTGCCAGTAATGTTTTAGTCAGTCCATTAAAAGTCAATATAATGACTCCCTCTtgcattatataaatatttttataatttatcattataaaacTACATGTTTAAATGtagttgtttatttatttttggtatttttttatcagaatTAAAGTTCTACTTGAAAATTTACATTGTAAATGTTAGCATTACAAATTAGTAAAGTCACTTAGATGAATTTCAACTCATtgaataataatgttaaaaacacaaaaagttgTACATAAGATGAATTTCCTATCTGTTGAACCACTCCAATTAGTCTGTTGCTGTAATATGGTCCAAATAGATGCATAGAGcttaaattatacaaaaattttgCTGGCAACTTGGGCTGCCATCTTGTCAATTGGCATTAATGACTTAAAATCTTGGTCACAGGTTCTCAATTGTTGAAAAACTGCTTAATTGGTTTGGTGTTTACTCTGTTTTAAGAACAACTACCAGTTGTGTTTGTAAAACTTTTTTGTTGTTAAGAATTGATGCTCGCCTGCATTGGGACACAATCTGagtattgttttttttacaCTTCTCCAGATTGTTCTAAATGATGTTGGATATGTTCCCTCTAATACATAAAGGTATTCCCTTGGAGGTATTATCTCTGCCATTGAGATATACTAACGCTTGGGGTGCTCTTCTAAGTGCATGtagaattcataaaaatattcatgttgGGAATAGAGTATGGAAAAAGCTGCTTGATATGGGGATCTCTGACTGTGGTACTCACGTTCTTACTTACAATATATATAGAGAAGCTGGGTGGGAAGCAAACGCAAAACAAGTTAGGAGTAGGATTGAAGAAAAAGGATGAGAAAGAAGCTCGGATGCAGCATAATAGAGGTGGATAATGAAGTTGAAGAGTTTCTTGTAGGTGATCATTCTCATCCACTAGCACAGGAGATGTGCAGATTACTGGATTCCATTCTCAAGATGGGGATTTTGGAGCACTTCTGATGAGTGGGAGCTATTGTTTACTACTATGTTGTTTTCTTACATGCTTTAGGTTAATTATAGTTATTTGCAAGAACCTtgaacatgaaaagaaaataaaatataaattgtggttcctttattgttaaatttttgaGGGCAGTAGCTCCACCAGGAGAAAAAgagcaaaagaaagaaaggaaaggaCACACATGATATTCCCAAGTTAACATATCATGGCATAAAGAATTTGGAGAGTATTTTACACTGACTTATTTCACTTTCCGCATAACAAGCATCTTGCCTACTTATTACATAATTGATGGTTACTGTTTTAACCATGAATTTGTAAccattaattttatctattaaaatatttttgtcactgttttataatttttattggttataataattgtattttttattataataatcacGCCGATTCTTATACTCAATACACGGTAACTTTTAcatttcaaaaacatttaatttctaattgcaataaatattcaattattcaTTTATCGAAACATTACCTAAcacaatttcttaaatttataatcatgcatactattatattaatctacatataaaaatattttaatttatattacaatataataccataattatttaattatttttttaccattattattaatatatttttattttatttattattatttattgaatattaaaaagaaaaataattattataatattttcatgtttattgtattatgtttaacttttattataaattcaatgtCTACCTTGATAACAtttgtatgtatttttatttaaaatttttaacatcaatttcaaattattataacttttttaccattatcatctcacaatatttttgcattttttttaatttaattattcatgtGTGAATAATTCTTTTGCACGGGACCAAAGTTCACAATAtacctacattttattttaataacgatatgtacatatgcattttattttaatgtaatatatacTAACAACTCTAACGGTAAAACATGTGTTTATACatcaaaaaaattaactcaAAGTCAAAGTCTACATTGATAACAATATCttatctatcttttttttttctttaaccatgaattcatgtttaatttttaataagattacatttaacaatatatttgcACTTTATTCATATTtgcatgttattttttatttaaaataatttatgtttaactccattttttttcttattccatATGTTAATACCTtccaatattatttttcttttaatctcaTTGTATCTAAATATgcttctatttaaaatttaaacattttaatctcattatatttaaatatgcttctatttaaaatttaaacattaactTCTACGTactcttaattaatttattataaaaaataataataattaattatttaatttttattttattatttaaatatcatatatgtaattataataatagaatataataagataaataaataatttattcaaaaataacaataaaaatattaattttcttaatccaacttataatgaaaaaaagaacGACAACGGGGTACGCAAGTGTTTTGTGACGTTAGCTATATTGACTGTGGACGCTGCAGATTCTTTCACTTTCAAATATACTTGAAACAGGTTTCGAATAAGTGAGAATCGAGACTAAACACAaaaatatgcatatatatatatatatatatataattctttttaattaatttttttttgtccgtcattttctttactcaaattaaatcttatttatttagaaaaatataaattatgaaaattaaatttcaaaaacaaaacttaaaattttaaaaatattaaaaagttttaaatgattaatttatcttattttaaagtagatttttaatactattatttCTTTGTACCATGTAGTTCGtaacatgaattttaagatattttttttttcaaaaaccgTCTATATATCATGTGGGGTGCTGGTTTTGTTTCCAAGTACATTTCTCAAATCTTGTGGATTTCTGTTCATCAACAATGGTTTCTTCAGCTCTTTTAACAGCCTTTTTCAATATCTTCTTCCTATTCCTATCAGGTGCATATTCAGCGACTTTCACCATCACCAACTTGTGCGCCAACACAGTGTGGCCAGCAATCTTATCCAGCGACGGAAGCTCGCCCCTCCCCAGCACCGGTTTTTCTCTCGTACCAGGTGACTCCAAAACTCTCCCCGTGCCTCCCGCTTGGTCCGGGCGATTGTGGGGTCGGACCCTTTGCTCCATCGACATCACCGGCAAGTTCTCATGCGTTACCGGTGACTGCGGCACCTCAACTGTGGAATGTGGCGATGGAAACCCCACATCACCGGTTACTCTTGTGGAGTTTGATTTTAACGGCACCAGCCGACTCATCTTATACGACATCAGCCTCGTCGACGGTTTCAACCTTCCAGTGGATGTGGCTCCCAGGGGTAGAAACTGCTCGGCGACGGGTTGCTTGACGGACTTGAACATGGCGTGTCCAATGGATCTTAAGGTGATGAGGGATGGAGAGGTCGTGGCTTGCAAAAGCACGTGCCAAACTGAACCATgctctagttcactctttttcAAGACTGCATGTTCTGCCGCTCGCGTCTATGCTCACGATCATCATAGCTTCTTCAGTTGTTCATCTTCTCATTACACACTCACTTTCTGTCCTACCTCCAAAaggtcaatttttttaataatttcattactataacttttaaatattttttacttttattattatttaaataagttttattattaaattttatgtgattttgctcttaccattaaattttttgtgatttctgcgaatataaaaaataataaaaatatatccgAACACgatttttaagtaaatttaagAATCATCgcaaaatatgttttctttcacttattttaatattaaaataaatataaataatttttaaatttttttattaatattttttttatttatgttataggtaatttttttatcaaagatactcatctaatttaaaaaattattaatttaagaaaataatattttattaaagggttaaattgggaataaaaatatagacaCTAAAATGAaaatctcatatatatatatatataagtatagatataatataatgttgttctttttaataattagatttcacttaatttaattaaatatagttatttatgttaataaaatgaacaattaaaaaattaatagaataagACTAAAAtgaattctttaatttttaaataataacaaaaattaaatagaatgagaaaataaatattataaaaaataatcatcgTATATATGGACAATTTAATCACGGGCTTCTGAATTTTTGTGTAGTGGGACGAagccagagaaaaaaaaagaccatCCAGGCAAGAagccagagaaaaaaaaaaaccattcaGGCAAAATGGTAGCATTATACACAGGAGGCGGCAGCATGGCAACTGTGGTATCTATTATTGGCCTTATTCGTTTGTTCATAAAATTCCGATCAGGGATACGCTTCTCAAACAACGGAGATTGGGAAATCAGCTTGGGGGCAGAGACCAGATAGATTGCAATAGCCCGCGACGTCTTGTTGTATGTTTTCTGATTGATTGGTGTGTAAGTTATTTTTCGTTTTCTGATTGATTGGTGTGCgagttatttttctttgatgaCTTTAAATTGTTGAATTTAGTAGTTGCTGAATACTCATTTTAATGTTTCATAAAGAGTTTGTCCCACGATTTAGAGAAGTTCT encodes:
- the LOC114174612 gene encoding thaumatin-like protein 1; protein product: MLGIEYGKSCLIWGSLTVVLTFLLTIYIEKLGGKQTQNKLGVGLKKKDEKEARMQHNRVHFSNLVDFCSSTMVSSALLTAFFNIFFLFLSGAYSATFTITNLCANTVWPAILSSDGSSPLPSTGFSLVPGDSKTLPVPPAWSGRLWGRTLCSIDITGKFSCVTGDCGTSTVECGDGNPTSPVTLVEFDFNGTSRLILYDISLVDGFNLPVDVAPRGRNCSATGCLTDLNMACPMDLKVMRDGEVVACKSTCQTEPCSSSLFFKTACSAARVYAHDHHSFFSCSSSHYTLTFCPTSKSGTKPEKKKDHPGKKPEKKKNHSGKMVALYTGGGSMATVVSIIGLIRLFIKFRSGIRFSNNGDWEISLGAETR